In Thalassophryne amazonica chromosome 14, fThaAma1.1, whole genome shotgun sequence, one DNA window encodes the following:
- the srpx gene encoding sushi repeat-containing protein SRPX, protein MDMWPLVLLFVQLCFCSGYEGSGQYAYEGDEDWYSRRYKGTPWCAPLKVKHGDIGCHTPRGEHYKNVMGTRCKIRCKRGYEAQSSEVVCMANKRWSANSACREIRCPKLNMPVNGGYKCSDGSYFNSRCEFFCSPGFTLKGHKTAICLHNKVWSAGESTCVDMDPPKIKCPSVKDKWAEPGKLTARVTWNTPEGVDTADGILTDVILKGKPPKSDFPEGLHKLSYTVFDRAGNKGSCRFTVRVRVRRCSPLFPPDNAYMKCDSDGDNYGAMCEFTCTGGYELQGSAARVCQSSLTWSGSDTNCAPMNINVGVRSAAALLDQFYEKRRLLIISAPTAANHNYRFQMTNLQHAQCGLDLRHVSVIELVGTYPAQVGRIQHRLLTPGLALQLRLLLQISQRSFQMVLVDKHGMDKQRYPFPITSAELFTTIDTFPLRKDEMVLQEQAGQTCQS, encoded by the exons GGACCCCGTGGTGTGCGCCTCTGAAGGTCAAGCATGGTGACATTGGCTGTCACACCCCCAGAGGAGagcactacaaaaatgtaatgggCACACGCTGTAAGATCCGCTGTAAGAGAGGATATGAGGCCCAGAGCTCGGAGGTGGTGTGCATGGCCAACAAACGCTGGTCTGCAAACTCCGCCTGTCGAG AGATCCGCTGTCCCAAACTCAATATGCCCGTTAACGGCGGCTACAAGTGTTCAGACGGCAGCTACTTCAACTCTCGCTGTGAGTTCTTCTGCTCTCCTGGATTCACCCTGAAGGGCCACAAAACAGCCATCTGCCTGCATAATAAGGTTTGGAGTGCTGGAGAAAGCACATGTGTGG ATATGGATCCTCCAAAAATAAAGTGCCCTAGTGTGAAGGATAAGTGGGCAGAACCTGGGAAACTGACAGCAAGGGTGACTTGGAACACACCAGAGGGTGTGGACACTGCAGATGGCATCCTTACAGA TGTTATACTGAAAGGGAAACCTCCAAAATCAGACTTCCCAGAGGGACTTCATAAGTTGTCCTATACAGTTTTTGACAGAGCAGGCAACAAAGGAAGCTGCCGTTTCACAGTCAGAGTGCGAG TCCGCCGCTGCAGTCCGCTGTTTCCGCCAGACAATGCCTACATGAAATGTGACAGTGACGGAGATAACTACGGTGCCATGTGTGAATTCACGTGCACTGGAGGTTATGAACTGCAGGGCAGCGCTGCTCGAGTGTGCCAGTCCAGCCTCACCTGGTCCGGCTCTGACACAAACTGTGCAC CCATGAACATTAATGTGGGCGTGCGTTCCGCTGCTGCACTTCTGGACCAGTTTTATGAGAAACGACGGCTCCTCATCATCTcagctcctacagctgccaatcaTAATTACCGCTTCCAGATGACTAACCTACAG CATGCTCAGTGTGGACTGGACCTGAGGCACGTGAGCGTCATTGAGTTGGTTGGGACATATCCAGCGCAGGTTGGCCGTATTCAACACAGGCTTCttaccccaggcctggctctgcAGCTCAG GTTATTGCTGCAGATTTCTCAAAGGTCGTTTCAGATGGTGTTGGTGGACAAACATGGTATGGACAAGCAGCGCTACCCATTCCCAATCACATCGGCCGAACTATTCACAACAATCGACACTTTCCCCCTCCGTAaggatgagatggttctccaagaGCAGGCAGGCCAGACCTGTCaatcataa